Genomic segment of Candidatus Sulfotelmatobacter sp.:
CTCGATCTTCGTCACGATCGGATCGCTCCACAGCTTCGTCGCGCCGAGTTCGGCGATGGTGGCGCGCGCGATGCGCTCCTGCTCCGGCGAATGAGTGAAGATCGCCGAGCGGTACTGCGTGCCGACGTCGTGACCTTGCCGGTCGAGCGTGGTGGGATCGTGAATGCTGAAGAACACCTGGAGCAGATCGCGGTAGGTGATCACTTCGGGATCGAACGTCACTTGCACCACTTCGGCGTGGCCGGTCGAGCCCGTGCACACGTCCTCGTAGCTCGGGTTGGCGACCTGGCCGCCGGCGTAGCCCGAGACCACGCGTTCCACGCCTTTCAACTCCTTGAACACCGCTTCGAGGCACCAGAAGCAGCCACCGGCCAGGGTGGCGATTTCCCGCGGATGGGTCGTCATTTCGGAACTCCTCCTGTCCGCCT
This window contains:
- the msrA gene encoding peptide-methionine (S)-S-oxide reductase MsrA, translating into MTTHPREIATLAGGCFWCLEAVFKELKGVERVVSGYAGGQVANPSYEDVCTGSTGHAEVVQVTFDPEVITYRDLLQVFFSIHDPTTLDRQGHDVGTQYRSAIFTHSPEQERIARATIAELGATKLWSDPIVTKIE